In Chaetodon trifascialis isolate fChaTrf1 chromosome 23, fChaTrf1.hap1, whole genome shotgun sequence, the following proteins share a genomic window:
- the c23h4orf54 gene encoding uncharacterized protein C4orf54 homolog, with amino-acid sequence MKTEQSCVETSAAPRGVKDLLQKLAHGKEDAPEKQDESKYVDVELEDLNTRGAKPENDCHFNERTQMSVLTNSSASGARCATEPNHGLASKTKIEPERKTDSGDGKCIEDVKDGPSNQFSSSNRPCVQANSEDFLKPGDKSKRVVTQPEVLKKEDNTSRDEELYCSGNYWSSRSESGDYEEDDDVTLVLSDDCDPCVTEDESHYITTHEIQLSELSDHEGDYDLGVGSSASWDIEDDNRVYSFVDYASFDGDEAAGERGDGGKPRCQGAAAVSTLLESDLCDAAKFTSSDESVSKPQQQQQQCSGNAAGQIHLSIRTTSRAINDPSNIQEQGNILYHARRSGDMSRYVFRGVDGKAETLCDRAKCFIAAPGRLHFGRKLRGKEVTGYSSGASSAVSELDDADKEVRNLTARAFKSLAYPYFDAINFSTSSESSASEHGIGINRWSTFVDLKYGNMNMSQGLDQSMVSHQNSFEIAKNVDNRGYKGIALASIKPPTSKIFTLNANPHSASSSTKKIELMGKFSQGHSGVIRLTETLNFRCNVKSGMSEGERRTNFAQKAAGSCSTDEVTNTFSSAQRRGASQPPSKTMEDTHKKAIFASSLIKNVISKKMQFEQERKMERGEISEPHPTPSPCFVHQESDSHRGKGSRELHRQSSKFSESGSEYAIMCVDELGDIVDSGSCDTKSDSRRQDTAAPAPDTNLESANEAGIDTKKGTLEASKSTLLRSQNSAFRCWKDEELEFQKDHKNDQTQEKRSPSAHGKEGERDQYSSCSGKLTKMSHLFVPSIQLLSSDGEDGQQLQNRNYSPCGDGGGIKLRSDNTLYIADSRSVATSKSPEIKINLRSVRNNKTEPFGVSKLRAPNIGCNAASLIRTDDFKCQALAAALKGESSDKVPHFMVRDIRDNKGKLQTPIHQVRDVRKLVKSSYHFVSLDNNENKSNFASSDSHSEQKKQISHRNPNSVSPIVIKCQSVNTNSNGKQCGNLAELSNREPFDIDRSSPEGAKSAPLQRAAGRTLIGNSSNSAEGDIGLRSESRIASKRQEKIPDMTNKKPESKVANQVALEKLQAAVKTMEQLYVFERNEWKRKNEPQRLTDSHVLSMIASEEHGGPEEEGVRMSNMDKTPPAVMASPGTDSLLRREDKPFQIAGSRDERLVAKSMQATSTTGNKNMFSLSSSLKSSTTATTPQTNSVTQAPFSTKSFVPKSPKLPASLKISQTKLSGQEGAESKESERSLQEFCSASADNENYLTIPVKSHTSSNKQASSADKTSVYTFTTQTQPTTPSGHLGSGSRGQEDHNQSPKRSSVVMETRSPEIPSATIYHSMPLGMSTSQPQVYCFSPAITPAPTLDPFQATQKKMLLDPTTGNYYLVDTPVQPATKRLFDPETGQYVDVPLPQPPMTPVPMPISPLALSPGAYGHTYMIYPGFMPSPSVIPARTLVQSQMSMQSEVESVEKQQTEGMYMESPFYMATGKSPQAASGTQQQATANRPPQGFSNTMQPVISITSQQGPRIIAPPSFDGTTMSFVVEHR; translated from the coding sequence ATGAAGACTGAGCAAAGCTGTGTAGAGACATCGGCGGCTCCCCGCGGCGTCAAAGATCTGCTCCAAAAACTGGCGCACGGTAAAGAAGATGCCCCGGAGAAGCAAGACGAAAGTAAATATGTCGATGTGGAGTTAGAGGATCTGAACACAAGAGGGGCAAAACCGGAGAATGACTGTCACTTTAATGAAAGAACCCAAATGTCTGTCCTTACGAACAGCAGCGCCTCTGGAGCTCGGTGCGCAACGGAACCAAACCATGGGTTGGCGAGTAAAACCAAGATTGAACCTGAGAGGAAAACGGATTCTGGAGATGGAAAATGTATAGAAGATGTCAAGGATGGTCCTTCTAACCAGTTCTCGTCATCTAATCGCCCTTGCGTTCAAGCAAACTCAGAGGATTTCCTCAAACCAGGAGACAAAAGCAAGCGCGTCGTAACGCAGCCCGAGGTGCTCAAAAAAGAAGACAACACATCAAGAGATGAGGAACTATACTGTAGTGGTAATTACTGGAGCAGTAGAAGTGAGTCGGGTGAttatgaggaggatgatgatgttaCTTTGGTGCTTTCCGACGACTGCGATCCGTGCGTAACGGAGGACGAATCCCATTACATTACGACGCACGAGATCCAACTATCGGAGCTTTCTGACCATGAGGGGGACTACGATCTCGGGGTGGGTTCCTCCGCCAGCTGGGACATTGAGGATGACAACCGGGTGTACTCTTTTGTGGATTATGCTTCTTTTGACGGTGATGAAGCGGCgggagagaggggggatggCGGCAAGCCTCGCTGTCAGGGCGCAGCAGCAGTCAGCACTCTGCTTGAAAGTGATCTGTGCGACGCGGCCAAGTTCACCAGCTCAGATGAGAGTGTGTcaaagccacagcagcagcagcagcagtgcagtggCAACGCCGCGGGACAGATCCACCTGTCAATCAGAACCACTTCTCGAGCTATAAATGACCCTAGCAACATTCAAGAGCAGGGAAATATTCTTTATCATGCCAGGCGCTCCGGAGACATGAGTCGTTATGTGTTTAGGGGAGTTGACGGGAAGGCAGAGACGTTGTGTGACAGAGCAAAGTGCTTCATAGCCGCGCCCGGACGCTTACACTTTGGCCGCAAATTGAGGGGAAAAGAGGTCACCGGGTATTCCAGCGGCGCGTCCAGCGCTGTCAGCGAGCTGGACGACGCTGACAAGGAGGTGCGCAACCTGACAGCCAGAGCCTTCAAGAGCCTGGCTTATCCTTACTTTGATGCCATTAATTTCAGCACCTCCAGTGAGTCCTCTGCATCAGAGCATGGGATAGGGATAAACAGGTGGTCCACGTTTGTCGACCTGAAATATGGCAATATGAATATGTCCCAGGGACTGGACCAAAGTATGGTTTCCCATCAAAACTCATTCGAAATAGCCAAGAATGTAGACAACAGAGGTTATAAGGGCATTGCACTAGCAAGCATCAAACCGCCCACCAGCAAGATCTTCACTCTGAATGCCAATCCCCACAGCGCATCGTCATCTACAAAGAAAATAGAACTGATGGGGAAATTCAGTCAGGGCCACAGCGGGGTGATCAGACTCACAGAGACTCTGAATTTTCGTTGCAATGTAAAATCGGGAATGTCTGAGGGAGAAAGGCGCACTAACTTTGCACAAAAAGCTGCAGGATCATGTTCCACAGATGAAGTTACCAACACTTTCTCAAGCGCCCAGAGGAGAGGGGCCAGCCAGCCGCCCTCCAAAACCATGGAAGACACGCACAAGAAAGCCATATTCGCCTCGAGCCTGATCAAAAATGTGATTTCGAAGAAGATGCAATTCGAGCAAGAGCGCAAGATGGAAAGAGGGGAGATAAGTGAGCCGCATCCGACGCCTTCCCCGTGCTTTGTGCACCAGGAGAGCGATAGCCACAGGGGGAAAGGGAGCAGggagctgcacagacagagctCCAAGTTTTCCGAGAGCGGCTCTGAATACGCCATAATGTGTGTGGATGAATTAGGGGACATCGTGGACAGCGGCTCATGTGATACCAAGAGCGACTCTCGGAGACAAGACACTGCCGCTCCCGCACCAGACACTAATTTGGAGTCGGCAAATGAAGCTGGAATCGATACTAAAAAAGGCACATTGGAAGCGTCCAAAAGCACGCTGCTTCGCAGCCAAAATAGCGCGTTCAGATGCTGGAAGGACGAGGAGCTAGAGTTTCAAAAGGATCATAAAAACGATCAAACACAGGAGAAGAGGTCGCCTTCAGCTCACGGCAAAGAGGGTGAGAGGGATCAGTACTCATCGTGCAGCGGCAAACTGactaaaatgtcacatttgtttgTGCCAAGTATCCAACTGCTGTCTAGTGACGGAGAAGAcggacagcagctgcagaacagGAATTATTCTCCATGTGGAGACGGAGGAGGGATAAAACTGCGCTCTGACAACACTTTATACATCGCAGACTCTAGGAGTGTGGCTACATCTAAATCTCCCGAGATTAAAATTAACCTGAGGAGCGTCAGAAACAATAAAACGGAACCTTTTGGCGTCTCTAAACTGCGCGCTCCTAATATAGGCTGTAATGCAGCCAGCCTCATCAGAACAGATGACTTCAAATGCCAGgcactggctgcagctttgaagGGTGAGTCTTCAGATAAAGTTCCGCATTTCATGGTTAGGGACATCAGAGATAATAAAGGAAAGCTGCAGACACCCATACACCAAGTGAGAGACGTGCGTAAATTGGTTAAAAGTTCCTATCACTTTGTTTCTTTGGATAACAACGAAAATAAATCCAACTTTGCCTCGTCTGACAGCCATTCAGAGCAAAAGAAGCAAATTTCCCATAGAAATCCTAATTCTGTTTCCCCCATAGTAATAAAATGTCAGTCTGTGAATACAAATAGCAACGGAAAGCAATGTGGAAATCTGGCCGAATTATCCAATCGGGAGCCGTTTGACATAGATAGGTCGTCTCCAGAGGGCGCTAAAAGTGCTccactgcagagagctgcagggagaACACTCATAGGTAACTCAAGTAATTCTGCAGAGGGAGACATTGGATTGAGAAGTGAAAGCAGAATAGCTtcaaagaggcaggaaaagaTACCAGATATGACCAATAAGAAACCTGAATCAAAGGTGGCAAATCAGGTGGCTCTGGAAAAACTCCAGGCTGCGGTGAAAACCATGGAGCAGCTCTATGTCTTTgagagaaatgaatggaaaaggAAGAATGAGCCCCAGCGTCTGACAGACAGCCACGTGCTATCAATGATAGCCAGCGAGGAGCATGGAGGACCCGAGGAGGAAGGCGTGAGAATGTCCAACATGGACAAGACGCCACCAGCAGTCATGGCATCCCCTGGCACTGACAGCCTGCTGCGGCGAGAGGACAAACCCTTTCAGATTGCAGGCAGCCGTGACGAAAGGCTGGTTGCTAAGTCAATGCAAGCCACCAGCACCACAGggaacaaaaacatgttcagcCTCAGCTCTAGCCTTAAGTCCTCAACAACTGCAACGACGCCCCAGACAAACTCTGTCACACAAGCACCTTTCAGCACCAAAAGCTTTGTCCCGAAGTCTCCAAAACTGCCTGCATCCTTAAAAATCAGCCAGACAAAGCTCAGTGGACAAGAGGGGGCTGAATCAAAGGAGTCAGAGAGGTCCCTGCAGGAGTTCTGTAGCGCCTCAGCTGATAACGAGAACTACCTGACCATTCCGGTCAAGTCTCACACCAGCAGCAACAAGCAAGCCTCATCTGCTGATAAAACATCAGTGTACACatttaccacacagacacagccaaCAACACCATCAGGACACTTGGGATCCGGCTCCAGGGGCCAGGAAGACCACAACCAGTCGCCTAAACGCTCCAGCGTTGTGATGGAAACACGCTCACCAGAGATCCCTTCTGCCACCATCTACCACTCCATGCCATTGGGCATGTCCACCAGTCAGCCTCAGGTGTACTGTTTCTCCCCAGCAATCACCCCCGCTCCCACCCTGGACCCCTTCCAGGCTACCCAGAAGAAGATGCTCCTGGATCCCACCACTGGAAACTACTACCTTGTGGACACTCCTGTGCAGCCAGCCACCAAGCGCCTCTTTGACCCTGAAACAGGCCAATATGTGGACGTGCCCCTTCCGCAGCCTCCTATGACTCCAGTGCCCATGCCGATCTCACCTTTGGCCCTCAGTCCAGGAGCATATGGACACACCTACATGATCTACCCAGGCTTCATGCCTTCTCCATCAGTAATCCCTGCCAGGACGCTGGTGCAGTCGCAGATGTCGATGCAGTCAGAGGTGGAGAGCGtggagaagcagcagactgAAGGCATGTATATGGAAAGTCCTTTCTACATGGCCACGGGGAAGTCTCCCCAGGCAGCCTCAGGGACTCAGCAGCAGGCCACTGCCAACAGGCCACCACAGGGTTTCTCCAACACCATGCAGCCTGTCATCAGCATCACCTCCCAGCAGGGGCCCCGGATCATCGCCCCACCCTCGTTTGACGGGACCACCATGAGCTTCGTGGTGGAGCACAGATAA